One genomic segment of Christensenellaceae bacterium 44-20 includes these proteins:
- a CDS encoding DUF2007 domain-containing protein, with protein sequence MQTCRYCSFEFDDTLSRCPECGTKVRHKAGEQQPAPELCLVASANSMPEAEILCSILQSEGIAYLTECPDGLSSVFGGIGGQTDIYVAQADEQKALGLLDEFASAEFSEEEQDAWEAEEGDGEE encoded by the coding sequence ATGCAAACCTGTAGATACTGTTCATTTGAATTTGACGATACCCTCAGCCGCTGCCCGGAGTGCGGGACGAAAGTGCGCCACAAGGCCGGGGAGCAGCAGCCGGCCCCAGAGCTCTGCCTGGTGGCTTCGGCCAATTCCATGCCCGAAGCGGAAATTCTCTGCTCCATCCTGCAAAGCGAGGGCATCGCCTACCTGACGGAATGCCCGGATGGCCTCTCCTCTGTTTTCGGCGGAATCGGCGGACAGACGGATATTTACGTCGCTCAGGCGGATGAGCAAAAAGCTCTGGGCCTATTGGATGAATTCGCTTCGGCAGAATTTTCGGAAGAGGAGCAAGACGCCTGGGAAGCGGAAGAGGGAGACGGCGAAGAATAA